The Eubacteriaceae bacterium Marseille-Q4139 genome has a window encoding:
- a CDS encoding YfcC family protein — protein MEKTAETKKKALKMPHSYVIIFLILIFVSILTYLIPAGEYLRETDASGQEVVVADSFHYIDQTPVPFWHIPNYVMDALSDQADIIFGLLIVGAGLEVLLSTGMFHAFCGRLSKACSGKEKFFIPLFLLLFASIGITQATNKFIGFAPIGVMLAATLGYDAVMGVSIVMLGIGIGFSSGIFASQTAVAQGLVGLPAYSGVSMRIVAFVMLYLITAAYLIRYGEQCRKDPAKSVIYGVTEIKHFDVNEIDVQVEKRHYLVLTIFLASFAVLIYGCLNFGWQLRENAIVFMWMGILSGFAYGYGPSRIASEFVKGAKGMVSAALIVGLGSACTLIMDEANILDTVVMGMASSMDYLPELLKGPVLLIINMIASVFVTSGIGQASVVMPILAPVADISGISRQILVLAYRLGDGICGYVQPHGGSLMPFIAAAGIPYDKWMKFFGKLWGMWILAACLLMVFCQITGYH, from the coding sequence ATGGAAAAAACAGCCGAAACCAAGAAAAAGGCACTGAAAATGCCGCACAGCTATGTAATTATTTTTCTGATTCTGATTTTTGTATCCATCCTGACGTACCTGATTCCGGCCGGTGAATATCTCCGGGAAACCGATGCATCCGGTCAGGAAGTCGTCGTCGCCGATTCGTTCCATTACATAGACCAGACGCCGGTTCCGTTCTGGCATATTCCGAACTATGTCATGGACGCCCTTTCCGACCAGGCAGACATCATATTCGGTCTTTTGATTGTCGGCGCCGGGCTGGAAGTCCTTTTGTCCACCGGAATGTTCCACGCCTTCTGCGGCCGGCTCTCCAAGGCCTGCTCGGGAAAAGAAAAGTTCTTTATCCCGCTGTTCCTTCTGCTGTTTGCCAGCATCGGAATCACTCAGGCTACCAACAAATTCATCGGCTTTGCCCCCATCGGTGTCATGCTGGCGGCCACTCTCGGCTATGATGCGGTCATGGGTGTGTCCATCGTCATGCTCGGCATCGGAATCGGGTTTTCTTCCGGCATCTTCGCCTCCCAGACGGCGGTGGCCCAGGGCCTTGTGGGGCTTCCGGCCTACTCCGGCGTCTCCATGCGGATCGTGGCCTTTGTGATGCTGTACCTGATTACGGCCGCCTATTTAATCCGCTACGGCGAGCAGTGCAGGAAAGACCCGGCAAAAAGCGTCATCTACGGCGTGACGGAAATCAAGCATTTTGATGTCAACGAGATTGACGTCCAGGTGGAGAAGCGCCATTACCTTGTCCTCACCATCTTCCTGGCGTCGTTTGCAGTCCTGATTTACGGCTGTTTAAACTTTGGCTGGCAGCTTCGGGAAAATGCCATCGTATTCATGTGGATGGGAATCTTAAGCGGCTTTGCATACGGCTACGGGCCAAGCCGGATCGCCTCCGAGTTCGTAAAGGGAGCCAAAGGAATGGTTTCTGCGGCCCTGATTGTCGGCCTTGGCTCGGCATGCACCCTGATCATGGACGAAGCCAACATCCTGGACACGGTTGTCATGGGAATGGCCTCCAGCATGGATTACCTTCCGGAACTTTTGAAGGGGCCGGTGCTCTTAATTATCAACATGATTGCCAGCGTATTTGTTACCTCCGGCATCGGCCAGGCCTCTGTCGTCATGCCGATTCTGGCTCCGGTGGCCGATATCTCCGGCATCAGCCGCCAGATCCTTGTCCTGGCTTACCGCCTGGGCGACGGAATCTGCGGATATGTCCAGCCCCATGGCGGCTCCCTGATGCCGTTCATTGCGGCGGCGGGAATTCCTTATGACAAGTGGATGAAATTCTTCGGAAAGCTCTGGGGAATGTGGATTCTGGCAGCCTGTCTCCTGATGGTGTTCTGCCAGATCACAGGATATCATTGA
- a CDS encoding 3-methylitaconate isomerase: protein MYQKEIPCTIMRGGTSKAVFFLEKDLPADEKERDAVILKIVGSPDKRQIDGLGGAVSVTTKAAVIGPPSVPGADVDYLFLQPSITEAFVSSAGNCGNISSAVGPFAIEMGLVKAEDPETVVRVYNRNTKKIIRETVQTPGGRVTYSGSTSIAGVPGTAAPVKLEFPEPAGSMFGRLLPTGKTAEMLEYESGKAVEVSIVDATNPLIFVNAASVGMDGTELPPEIDGNPELLVRLEAIRGAAAVLLGVCKKPEEARHVSPGIPKIAVIGPAKPYETSEGEKIGGDDYDLSIRMMSMQKAHPACAMTGAMCTAAAAVCPGTLVWKACQREEEPVKTTIRLGHAGGLLEAGAKAEPGTDGCPHICSVSGIRTARRLMSGTAFYEPLGE from the coding sequence ATGTACCAGAAAGAAATACCATGCACCATCATGCGGGGCGGCACCAGCAAGGCTGTCTTTTTCCTGGAAAAAGATCTTCCCGCCGACGAAAAGGAAAGGGATGCCGTGATTTTAAAGATCGTGGGAAGCCCGGACAAACGGCAGATCGACGGACTGGGCGGCGCAGTCAGCGTGACGACCAAAGCGGCCGTCATCGGCCCGCCAAGCGTCCCTGGCGCCGACGTGGATTATCTGTTTCTCCAGCCGTCCATCACGGAGGCCTTCGTCTCCTCGGCCGGAAACTGCGGGAACATTTCCTCGGCTGTCGGCCCCTTTGCCATCGAGATGGGGCTTGTGAAGGCAGAAGACCCGGAGACCGTCGTCCGCGTGTATAACCGGAACACGAAAAAAATCATCCGCGAGACCGTGCAGACGCCGGGCGGACGCGTTACATACAGCGGAAGCACCTCCATCGCAGGCGTACCCGGGACGGCGGCGCCGGTGAAGTTGGAATTTCCGGAGCCGGCCGGGAGCATGTTCGGACGTCTGCTCCCGACGGGAAAAACCGCGGAAATGCTGGAATACGAGAGCGGAAAAGCCGTGGAGGTGTCCATCGTGGACGCGACAAACCCGCTGATTTTTGTGAATGCAGCGTCGGTCGGCATGGACGGGACAGAGCTTCCGCCGGAAATCGACGGAAATCCGGAGCTTCTGGTGCGGCTGGAAGCCATCCGCGGGGCCGCAGCCGTGCTTCTGGGTGTCTGCAAAAAGCCGGAGGAGGCAAGGCATGTATCGCCCGGCATCCCGAAAATCGCCGTCATCGGGCCGGCAAAGCCATATGAGACCTCCGAGGGAGAAAAAATTGGCGGAGACGATTATGACCTTTCCATCCGCATGATGAGCATGCAGAAAGCCCATCCGGCCTGCGCCATGACGGGCGCCATGTGTACGGCCGCCGCAGCCGTCTGTCCCGGCACGCTGGTTTGGAAGGCATGTCAGAGGGAAGAGGAACCTGTCAAAACAACCATCAGGCTGGGCCACGCCGGAGGGCTTTTGGAAGCCGGGGCGAAGGCGGAGCCAGGTACGGACGGCTGCCCGCATATCTGCTCCGTCTCCGGCATCCGGACAGCACGGCGCCTCATGAGCGGTACGGCCTTTTATGAACCATTGGGGGAATAG
- a CDS encoding LysR family transcriptional regulator, whose protein sequence is MDFREMTYVIAIARHQSVSKAANELYVSQPTLSKFVQNLEKELGQPLFKRLGKKFVLTYAGERYVEYAKNILNAKKELDNELSDIMKYDIGELRIAFPSTRGVYMLPCTLPIFEKLYPRVRLYVHEADSGQLESLLLDGSIDLAFFTLPLQSPELDYVEISREEVVLAMSSDHPLAKTGVKRDGCRYPWIDLKTAAGERFILQKSDQRTRKTADQLFKNAGISPENILEIRNIQASVQLAARGYGVTFVGETHLKHIPCSPAVFSVGSPCTTTSFVAAFRKGVYMSSYMQAYIRVVKEFT, encoded by the coding sequence ATGGACTTTCGGGAAATGACTTATGTGATCGCCATCGCCAGGCACCAGAGCGTCAGCAAAGCCGCCAACGAGCTCTATGTCTCACAGCCGACGCTTTCCAAATTTGTTCAGAATCTGGAAAAAGAACTGGGACAGCCGCTTTTTAAACGGCTCGGGAAAAAATTTGTCCTCACCTATGCAGGAGAGCGGTATGTGGAATATGCAAAAAACATCCTGAATGCCAAGAAAGAGCTGGACAATGAGCTTTCCGACATCATGAAATACGACATCGGCGAGCTGCGGATCGCCTTCCCCTCCACCCGCGGGGTTTACATGCTGCCGTGTACGCTTCCGATCTTTGAGAAGCTCTATCCCCGCGTCCGCCTCTATGTCCATGAGGCCGATTCCGGCCAGCTGGAATCGCTTCTTTTAGACGGCTCCATCGACCTGGCATTTTTCACGCTCCCGCTCCAGAGCCCGGAGCTGGATTACGTGGAAATCAGCCGGGAGGAAGTGGTGCTTGCCATGTCCTCCGATCATCCGTTAGCGAAAACCGGCGTCAAACGGGACGGCTGCCGCTATCCCTGGATCGACCTGAAAACGGCCGCAGGCGAGCGGTTCATTCTTCAAAAAAGTGACCAGCGGACGAGGAAAACCGCCGACCAGCTTTTTAAGAATGCGGGGATTTCTCCGGAAAATATCCTGGAAATCCGGAATATCCAGGCCTCCGTCCAGCTTGCCGCCAGAGGCTACGGCGTCACTTTCGTCGGAGAGACCCATTTAAAGCATATTCCCTGTTCGCCTGCCGTTTTCTCCGTCGGCTCCCCCTGTACCACCACAAGCTTCGTGGCCGCCTTCCGGAAAGGCGTTTACATGTCTTCCTATATGCAGGCCTATATCCGTGTCGTGAAAGAGTTCACCTGA
- a CDS encoding M20/M25/M40 family metallo-hydrolase, with amino-acid sequence MKEKVQRLMEAQQVKAVMAQLDRDEKRMVDDQIELCAINSPSNQEEKRAKRYEEMFRELPFDKVWMDEVWNVYGLLKGTGGGPKIVISAHMDTVFDADTDVTPRIDENGVIHAPGITDDTRGMAEVLGIARAMMETGVRAMGDILFCGTVGEEVLGNLRGTRHMFETMDDIDGFISIDGPMPEKITLHAIASMVYHVTYRGVGGHALGMFGIPNANNAMGRAIAKISDLQVPKKPVTVFNVGIARGGTSTNGIPTKSELMIDMRSMQDAELDRLADRIAACCREACEEENARWNHPTETVTVEIEASGRRPGGEQDMDAPHIQAALAAYRAFGMEPVIPEGGSTDSNIPISKGIPSCTIGRGGKMGLSHTVNEYFDPTGSAEGPKRDLVLLLAFAGLEGVCEPVVQKKNRG; translated from the coding sequence ATGAAAGAAAAGGTACAAAGGCTTATGGAGGCACAGCAGGTAAAGGCGGTCATGGCACAGCTTGACCGGGACGAGAAGCGCATGGTGGATGACCAGATCGAGCTCTGCGCCATCAATTCCCCCTCGAACCAGGAGGAGAAACGCGCGAAACGCTACGAGGAAATGTTTAGAGAGCTGCCCTTCGACAAGGTCTGGATGGACGAAGTCTGGAACGTCTACGGCCTTTTAAAAGGCACCGGCGGCGGCCCGAAGATTGTGATTTCCGCCCACATGGACACGGTGTTCGACGCGGATACGGACGTGACGCCCAGGATTGACGAAAACGGCGTCATCCACGCGCCCGGAATCACCGACGACACGAGAGGAATGGCCGAGGTTTTAGGCATTGCCCGCGCCATGATGGAAACCGGCGTCCGCGCCATGGGCGACATCCTTTTCTGCGGAACCGTCGGCGAGGAGGTACTTGGAAACCTGAGAGGAACCCGCCACATGTTTGAAACCATGGACGACATCGACGGCTTTATCTCCATCGACGGCCCGATGCCGGAAAAAATCACCCTGCATGCCATCGCCAGCATGGTGTACCATGTCACCTACCGCGGAGTCGGCGGCCACGCCCTCGGCATGTTCGGAATCCCCAACGCCAACAACGCCATGGGACGCGCCATTGCAAAGATCAGCGACCTCCAGGTGCCGAAGAAGCCGGTCACCGTCTTTAACGTGGGCATCGCCCGCGGCGGTACCTCCACCAACGGCATACCGACAAAGAGCGAGCTGATGATCGACATGCGCTCCATGCAGGACGCGGAGCTGGACCGCCTGGCAGACCGGATTGCAGCGTGCTGCCGCGAGGCCTGCGAGGAGGAGAACGCCAGATGGAACCATCCGACGGAGACCGTGACAGTGGAAATCGAGGCCTCTGGAAGACGGCCGGGAGGCGAGCAGGACATGGACGCGCCCCACATCCAGGCGGCCCTTGCGGCATACAGGGCCTTCGGCATGGAGCCGGTGATCCCGGAGGGCGGCAGCACGGATTCTAACATTCCGATCAGCAAAGGAATCCCGTCCTGTACCATCGGAAGAGGCGGAAAAATGGGCCTCAGCCACACAGTAAACGAATACTTTGACCCCACAGGAAGCGCCGAGGGGCCGAAGAGGGATCTGGTGCTGCTTCTGGCATTCGCCGGCCTGGAAGGTGTCTGTGAGCCGGTTGTGCAGAAAAAGAACCGCGGATAA
- a CDS encoding flotillin family protein, which yields MAPGLLNLLIAAIPAVIILILFLIIITQGYVKAPPDHAYIISGLRKEPRVLIGRAGFKIPFFEQLDKLYLGQITVDIKTDEYIPTNDFINVMVDAVAKIRVADDPAQMKLAMRNFLNKEPAKIAADLQDSLQGNMREIIGTLTLRAINTDRDSFSDQVMAKASKDMEKLGIDILSCNIQNVTDEHGLIQDLGMDNTAKIRKDASIAKAEAERDIAIAQAAADKAANDARVLAETEIAQKNNELSITKAELQKASDTKKAEADAAYEIQKQEQEKTIQTATVNAQIAKAEREAELRRQEVTVQQQELEAEINKKADADRYAIEQAAAAELTRRQREAEAKQYEQEKEAEARKAQADAEKYAMLQQAEGIRARGEAEAAAIQAKALAEAQGMEKKAEAYQKYNQAAMAEMMIKALPEIAGKIAEPLSQIDKITIIGGGSDGENGVGSVAGNVPVVMAKLFESMKEATGVDLAEIMKADTYDAKVTRNVNLTGAPDVIVNAGAVPEA from the coding sequence ATGGCACCTGGTTTACTTAATTTACTGATCGCCGCGATTCCGGCTGTGATTATCCTGATTCTCTTCCTTATTATAATTACTCAGGGATATGTAAAAGCGCCGCCGGATCACGCCTACATTATTTCCGGTCTCCGGAAGGAGCCGCGCGTCCTCATCGGCCGCGCCGGTTTCAAGATCCCGTTCTTTGAACAGCTCGACAAGCTGTACCTAGGACAGATCACCGTCGACATCAAAACCGACGAGTACATCCCCACCAACGACTTCATCAACGTCATGGTGGACGCCGTGGCGAAAATCCGCGTGGCCGACGATCCCGCCCAGATGAAGCTCGCCATGCGGAACTTCTTAAACAAGGAGCCGGCCAAAATCGCCGCCGACCTCCAGGATTCCCTTCAGGGAAACATGCGTGAGATTATCGGTACGCTGACGCTGCGGGCCATCAACACCGACCGGGATTCCTTCTCCGATCAGGTGATGGCGAAGGCGTCGAAGGACATGGAAAAGCTCGGCATCGACATCCTGTCCTGCAACATCCAGAACGTGACGGATGAGCACGGGCTCATTCAGGATCTCGGTATGGACAATACCGCGAAGATCCGGAAGGACGCTTCCATCGCAAAGGCCGAGGCGGAGCGGGATATCGCCATTGCCCAGGCGGCCGCAGACAAGGCGGCCAACGACGCCCGCGTCCTGGCTGAGACGGAAATCGCCCAGAAGAACAATGAACTTTCCATCACGAAGGCCGAACTCCAGAAGGCCTCCGATACGAAGAAGGCCGAGGCCGACGCCGCTTACGAAATCCAGAAACAGGAGCAGGAAAAGACTATCCAGACGGCCACCGTCAACGCCCAGATCGCAAAGGCCGAAAGGGAAGCCGAATTAAGGCGCCAGGAAGTTACGGTTCAGCAGCAGGAATTGGAGGCTGAAATCAACAAAAAGGCCGACGCCGACCGCTACGCCATCGAGCAGGCGGCCGCCGCAGAACTGACGAGGCGCCAGAGGGAGGCCGAAGCCAAGCAGTACGAACAGGAAAAGGAAGCCGAGGCCAGAAAGGCCCAGGCTGATGCAGAAAAATATGCGATGCTCCAGCAGGCCGAAGGTATCAGGGCCCGCGGCGAGGCTGAGGCTGCCGCGATCCAGGCAAAGGCGCTGGCGGAGGCACAGGGTATGGAAAAGAAGGCCGAGGCCTACCAGAAATATAATCAGGCCGCCATGGCTGAAATGATGATAAAGGCCCTGCCGGAGATCGCCGGAAAGATCGCAGAGCCGCTGTCCCAGATCGACAAAATCACCATCATCGGCGGCGGAAGCGACGGCGAGAACGGCGTCGGCTCCGTGGCCGGGAACGTGCCCGTCGTCATGGCAAAGCTGTTTGAATCCATGAAGGAGGCCACCGGCGTGGATCTGGCCGAAATCATGAAGGCCGACACCTACGACGCGAAGGTGACACGGAACGTGAACCTGACCGGGGCGCCGGATGTGATTGTGAATGCGGGGGCTGTGCCGGAGGCGTAA
- a CDS encoding hydratase yields MIKTNWNPIYLVNGQELVPAENEPLLRAQFGERAVDEADCGTMAWKIFKSHDKSAGKPGGRLALTFDSLASHDLTYVGVIQTAKASGLKEFPLPYVMTCCHNSLCAVGGTLNEDDHRFGLSAAKKYGGIFVPAHVSVIHSYMREEYAGCGRMILGSDSHTRYGALGTMGVGEGGGELVKQLLGKTYDIAYPEIICVKLTGKPKPGVGPQDVALALIRELFPDGLVKNKVLEFVGDGIGQLSADYRCGIDVMTTEMACLSSIWMTDDVIREYYKTHGRPEDFSYMAPETLARYDGSVTVELDKIEPMIAFPFHPSHAFSIREFYETPEDILRETERMACERIGETGKNLRLVGKMENGRLRVDQGVVAGCAGGTFENIASVSAALRGHTAGNGGFSLSVYPASQPVYLEVVRQGLMTELMKSGVIVRSSFCGPCFGAGEVPANGGLSVRHVTRNFPNREGSKPGQGQAAAVALMDARSIAATAKNGGLLTAAGEETPIAGTIYYFDRSPYDARVYNGFRKAEKEAALQYGPNITDWPEMKEMPKHLLLGTASVITDPVTTTDELIPSGDASTYRSNPRAMAEFTLSRKDPAYVGRAKEWQRAEESRAAGKTEEIPEGIKAAMETAGAICGGEIEAIGLGSLICAVSPGDGSAREQAASCQRVLGGCANIAAGYATKRYRSNLINWGMLPLRETEAGAISVGDAIFLPDIRTAVAEHAREIHGYMIQNGTAREISFLLDPMTEEETGILLAGGLINYYHGGMQ; encoded by the coding sequence ATGATAAAGACAAACTGGAATCCGATTTATCTCGTAAACGGCCAGGAGCTTGTGCCGGCGGAAAATGAGCCGCTTCTGCGTGCCCAGTTCGGCGAAAGGGCCGTGGATGAGGCAGACTGCGGGACGATGGCATGGAAGATTTTTAAGTCTCACGACAAAAGTGCCGGAAAGCCGGGCGGCCGCCTGGCCCTGACCTTCGATTCCCTGGCGTCCCACGACCTGACGTATGTGGGCGTCATCCAGACGGCAAAGGCCAGCGGCTTAAAGGAATTCCCGCTTCCCTATGTGATGACCTGCTGCCACAACAGCCTCTGCGCCGTGGGCGGCACCTTAAACGAGGACGACCACCGGTTCGGGCTGTCGGCGGCGAAAAAGTACGGCGGGATCTTCGTGCCGGCCCATGTGTCGGTGATCCATTCGTACATGCGGGAAGAATATGCCGGCTGCGGCCGGATGATTTTAGGCTCCGACAGCCATACGCGATACGGCGCACTCGGCACCATGGGCGTCGGTGAGGGCGGCGGCGAGCTTGTAAAGCAGCTTCTTGGAAAAACCTACGACATCGCGTATCCGGAAATCATCTGCGTAAAACTCACAGGAAAGCCGAAGCCAGGCGTCGGGCCCCAGGACGTGGCCCTGGCGCTGATCCGGGAACTGTTCCCGGACGGCCTTGTGAAAAACAAAGTCCTGGAATTTGTCGGCGACGGAATCGGCCAGCTTTCCGCCGATTACCGGTGCGGGATCGACGTGATGACAACGGAGATGGCCTGCCTGTCAAGCATCTGGATGACAGACGATGTGATCCGCGAATATTATAAGACCCACGGGCGGCCGGAGGACTTTTCCTATATGGCCCCGGAGACGTTAGCCCGCTACGACGGCTCCGTGACGGTGGAGCTGGATAAAATTGAGCCGATGATTGCCTTTCCGTTCCATCCGTCCCATGCATTCTCCATCCGGGAGTTTTACGAAACGCCCGAGGACATCCTCCGGGAGACGGAGCGGATGGCATGCGAACGGATCGGGGAAACCGGAAAAAATTTACGGCTGGTGGGAAAAATGGAAAACGGGCGGCTCCGGGTGGATCAGGGCGTCGTTGCCGGCTGTGCCGGCGGAACCTTTGAAAACATCGCCTCGGTTTCGGCGGCGCTCCGGGGCCATACGGCAGGAAACGGCGGCTTTTCCCTGTCCGTCTATCCGGCCTCGCAGCCGGTCTATCTGGAGGTGGTTCGCCAGGGCCTCATGACAGAGCTTATGAAAAGCGGTGTCATCGTCCGCTCCAGCTTCTGCGGCCCCTGCTTCGGCGCCGGAGAAGTGCCGGCAAACGGAGGCCTTTCGGTTCGCCATGTGACGCGGAATTTCCCGAACCGAGAGGGCTCCAAGCCAGGCCAGGGACAGGCGGCCGCGGTGGCCCTGATGGATGCCAGAAGCATTGCGGCCACGGCGAAAAACGGCGGGCTCTTAACGGCCGCCGGAGAGGAAACGCCCATCGCCGGAACCATCTACTATTTCGACAGGAGCCCCTACGACGCCAGGGTTTACAACGGCTTCCGGAAGGCAGAGAAGGAGGCGGCTCTCCAGTACGGGCCGAATATCACCGACTGGCCGGAGATGAAAGAAATGCCGAAGCACCTGCTTTTGGGAACGGCCTCGGTCATCACGGATCCGGTGACGACGACAGATGAACTGATCCCGTCCGGCGATGCCTCAACGTACCGTTCCAACCCGCGGGCCATGGCGGAGTTTACCTTAAGCCGCAAGGATCCGGCTTACGTGGGCCGCGCCAAAGAGTGGCAGAGGGCAGAAGAAAGCCGCGCCGCAGGGAAGACGGAAGAAATTCCGGAAGGCATAAAAGCTGCCATGGAAACGGCGGGAGCCATCTGCGGCGGTGAGATAGAAGCCATCGGGCTCGGCTCCCTGATCTGCGCCGTAAGCCCGGGAGACGGTTCCGCGAGGGAGCAGGCGGCAAGCTGCCAGCGCGTCCTCGGCGGATGTGCCAACATCGCCGCCGGGTATGCGACGAAGCGGTACCGCTCCAACCTGATTAACTGGGGGATGCTGCCTCTGCGGGAGACAGAAGCCGGGGCAATTTCCGTCGGGGATGCCATTTTCCTCCCGGATATCCGGACGGCGGTGGCAGAACATGCGCGGGAGATTCATGGATACATGATACAAAACGGGACAGCACGGGAAATTTCCTTCCTATTGGATCCCATGACAGAGGAAGAAACCGGGATTTTGCTGGCCGGAGGACTCATCAACTACTATCACGGAGGTATGCAATGA
- a CDS encoding IS1182 family transposase: MLTFKDYTTDQLQLPLSFEDFIPENHLVRVVNTIVDSLDLSSLYGRYKEGGCPAYHPRMMLKVMIYSYSQKVYSSRMIAKALREDVNFMWIAGGNQPDFRTVNRFRLHMKDIIEDVFFEVVKLLIEKNYIKLQNYFLDGTKIEANANKYSFVWNKSVRNYDRKLDEKIKNHLREIDRIVAEENQIYLEEDLEEKGEHTQITAEQVAAVVESIDKKLEQEPGNKQLKKKSKEFKKDILPRKQKYEKSLETFRGRNSYSKTDQGATFMRMKEDAMLNGQLKPGYNIQIGTENRYIVGFTIHPNPTDTKTMIPHLRHLEEKLGCLPENVIADAGYGSEENYEYLEEKKVGCYVKYNKFHWEKKKKNRENPYLAENLPYLPESDSFVCRNGKRLVHVGNRKYVTEAGYETRRDYYRCEDCSGCHYASECKHTEKNRTVRVSHRLNELKRKANENLCSEKGLVLRSQRVVEVEQVFGRIKGCWSFRRFHLRGADKVKIEWGLLAIAHNITKMALER, translated from the coding sequence ATGCTCACATTTAAAGATTATACTACGGATCAATTACAATTACCACTATCTTTTGAAGATTTTATACCGGAAAATCATCTGGTGCGGGTCGTAAATACCATCGTGGACAGTTTGGACCTGTCTTCACTCTACGGCAGATACAAAGAGGGCGGATGCCCTGCTTATCACCCACGGATGATGCTGAAGGTTATGATCTATTCTTATTCTCAGAAAGTTTATTCCTCCCGCATGATCGCAAAAGCTCTTCGTGAAGATGTTAATTTCATGTGGATCGCTGGTGGAAATCAACCGGATTTTCGTACCGTCAATCGCTTTCGCCTTCACATGAAAGACATCATCGAGGATGTGTTCTTTGAAGTGGTCAAACTCCTGATCGAGAAAAACTATATCAAGCTTCAGAATTACTTTTTGGATGGCACAAAGATCGAGGCTAACGCCAATAAGTATTCTTTCGTATGGAACAAGTCCGTCCGTAATTATGACCGGAAACTAGATGAAAAGATCAAGAACCATCTCCGGGAGATCGACCGGATTGTGGCGGAAGAAAATCAGATTTATCTGGAAGAAGACCTGGAGGAAAAGGGGGAGCATACCCAGATCACCGCAGAACAGGTGGCAGCTGTTGTGGAGAGCATCGACAAAAAGTTGGAACAAGAGCCAGGAAATAAACAGCTGAAGAAAAAATCCAAAGAATTTAAAAAGGATATCCTTCCCAGGAAACAGAAATACGAAAAATCCCTGGAAACCTTTCGTGGAAGGAACAGCTATTCAAAAACAGACCAGGGTGCCACTTTTATGAGGATGAAAGAAGATGCCATGTTAAACGGCCAGCTAAAACCTGGCTATAACATCCAGATCGGGACAGAGAACCGATATATCGTGGGCTTTACCATACATCCCAACCCAACCGATACGAAAACAATGATCCCGCACCTAAGGCACCTGGAAGAAAAACTGGGGTGTTTACCGGAAAACGTGATCGCGGATGCAGGATATGGGAGCGAAGAGAATTATGAATATTTAGAAGAAAAGAAGGTAGGCTGTTATGTAAAATACAACAAATTTCACTGGGAGAAGAAAAAGAAAAACCGGGAGAACCCTTATCTGGCGGAGAATCTGCCCTATCTGCCGGAATCAGACAGCTTTGTCTGCAGAAATGGGAAACGGCTGGTGCATGTGGGAAACCGAAAATATGTAACAGAAGCCGGCTATGAAACTAGGCGGGATTATTACCGGTGTGAAGACTGCAGCGGCTGCCACTATGCATCAGAATGTAAGCATACGGAAAAGAACCGCACGGTCCGGGTATCCCACCGGTTGAATGAACTGAAAAGAAAAGCAAACGAGAACCTTTGTTCCGAAAAAGGACTGGTACTGCGTTCACAAAGGGTTGTGGAAGTGGAACAGGTCTTTGGGAGGATCAAAGGCTGTTGGTCGTTCCGTCGTTTTCACTTGCGCGGAGCGGATAAGGTAAAAATAGAGTGGGGACTGTTAGCAATCGCCCATAACATCACAAAGATGGCGCTGGAGAGATGA